One Carcharodon carcharias isolate sCarCar2 chromosome 22, sCarCar2.pri, whole genome shotgun sequence genomic window, ttcatagaatcacagagatttacagcatagaaacttGCCTTACAGCCCAATAGGTCTATGCTGGTGCTTTTATGTTCCACACACGCTTCCTCCCATCCTAATTCATCAAACTCCACTATGCCGTGGCATAATGATgggtaatccagatacccagggtaatgctctggggactccagttcaaaccccaccatggcagatggtggaatttgaattcaataggaatctggaattaaaagtccaatgatgaccatgaaaccattgtcgattgttgtaaaaacccatctggttcactaatgtcctttagggaaggaaatcttccttacttggtctgacctacatgtgactccagacccaaggcaatgtggttgactcttaaatgccctctgaacaagggcaattagggtgggcaataaatgctggccttgccactgacacccacaccccatgaatggataaaaaagaaTTTGacgggtaaagaagtttcttctgaaccCCCTACTGGATTGATTGGTGACTATCTTCCTAATTTTTGGCCTACTGTGCAGTACCTCCAAGTGTGATCATAGCTGATGTTTTACTTAGGAGGAAGAATAGTTCCAAGGATCGCTGACCATTGTAATATTGGTTAGACAGAGAGAAGAACATTAGGTTTTTGGTAGAATGAGAGGGAAAGGTTGGAAGCTGGAAATAGGAGAGGGATCGCCGGGCACCCCCGGGGTTACGCTGCGGCCTAGTTAGTGTTGTGACTCCAAGTGCTAGGCATCATCGTAGCCTGACAGGGCACATGCTCCCTCACAACCCCATTTGGTCTTCAAAACTGTGGGAATGTGCCCGGAGGGTGACACTTGCTGCCTTAGCTCGCGCATCCACCATGACAGGAAAACCATTGGGTGTGGAATGAAGATCCTACACTGAGTGGGGTGGATTCTCAGCCCTGCTGTACCCAGTAGTAACAACTGACATGATCCTGTGTACAGGACCTGACAGCAATCGGAGTGACAAAGCCCGGGCACAGAAAGAAGATTTCCACCGAGATTGGCAAACTGAGCATTCCAGAATGGCTTCCTGACTACAAACCGGTAGGTAATCTGCATGTACTAGCAACTGACCCTGCCCTTTCCCACTGTAGTTTGcattgagtttttttttgctgattTAGCTAATTTAGGAAGGGATCCGGCAGCTCCACTGTCTGAGGTTTGAGCAACTCATTAACCAGGAAtacctccctcacccacactgctTCTGTACTctatatcagagagtgtgacTCCCAATCCTATCTCCCAGAAAGGACCATATATAACTGTCTCTTGCAGCTCATGTGATCTTCAATATCCTGTTTTTAAACTTTGATAACCAGTCATTGGCTGTTAATGGGACTCTGTGTCTGTACCTTTAAATAGATAAGTAACTTCAGAGACTAGCTGTATTATCTGCACTACAAATTAAGAACGTCCAATGTGATTGGCTGAAATTCATTgctaaaatgtaattttttttcttgtttcttCTTGTGAAGTTGATGCTCATCAAGGTAATGGCTGTCAGCGCTGggaaatgagcaggttgtctaTCATggctcccagtgtcagctccaaatattcccaggacaggtacagcatgggttagatagagagtaaaactcccttgacactgtccccgtcaaacactcccaagacaggtacagtatgggttagatagagagtaaaactccctctacactatccccatcaaacactcccagggtaggtgcagcacagggttagatagagagtaaaagtccctctacactgttacCATCAAACACTATAGAGAATAACCCTCCCTCTACATTATCCcaccaggtcaggtacagcaaggCTAATCAccataacttgcatttatttagcatcttATCACATTTCTCAGGATATCTTAAAGCACTACAAGTTCAAACaggcactttttgaagtgtaattactgTTGTTTTGTCAGTTTGCTGTAGAGTACAACTCCCTTTGCACTAGATACATACAGCCCCCACCCTCACATGGGCACCCACCACTGCACAAATATGAGAATTTGCCATTTCCGCCTTGGGTGAAATCACCAATTGCAACCAAACTAAAAGACAATTTTATTTACACCTATGGATTCATAACTACTAAGAACTAAGTTGAGTCTTCACAGAGCAATCTCATGCAGGAACTTACTTTACCTTGCCTTTCTGAATTGGTTTGAACTTAGGTCTGAGAGTGTGAAAGGGTAGTGTCTGACCTACTGCACTGCCAAGTGACCCAGGGCATTCTCTCAAGAAGCATTTGATCACGTCTGACAGCCCCCCTAGCCCAAGGCAGAGCCATTCTCTCATGCTGTGGTCTGGAACTAAACCACATGAAGTAGGAAGATCCAGATTTAACCTGTTTGTGCCGAATTAACTGAGGTCAGCCAGGAGTGCGAcagttggaggcagttcagataaggttcataaagctgattcctgggatgaaggggttgtcttaagaggaaaagtTGAGGAGTTAGAGTcaatattcattggagtttagacaaATGacggtgaccttattgaaacatgtaagatcctgaggggccttgacagggtagatgtttcctctcatgggggaatctagaactagcgggcagtttcagaataaggggtttccttatttgagatggagatgaggaggaatttctcctcagggagttgttaatctttggaatgctgtactccagagagcagtggaggctggatcattggaCATATTCAAtactgagttggacagatttttgattgacaagggagccgaaggttatgggggacaggccggaaagtggagttaaagccacaattatatcagtcatgatcttattgggcagtggaccaggctcgaggggccaaatgggctactcctgctcctatttcttatgttcttagttcTGTATTTAAAAGCTCACACCCACTGAAACTGGCTTTGACACTGCACAAGCCCATTCCATGTAGCAGTGTTATCTAACAGTCGAAAGTGCTGGAATATGCCAAGAATCTTAGGGCTGTGCAGGGGAAAATCAGGCTGGGTACCCATTACCAAATCAGTATCCAGTGACCCCTTCTGGAAAGCTCACAATGGAGTGAGGGTTAAGTTTAGGGCTGTGATGCCTCCAGTAGTCAAACAGCCTGTTGCCACATGGGCACAGTCATAAAGAATGAGCAAGGTAGCAAACGGCACCCATGTCACTGCACCCCTGGAAGACAGGAGTCAGTTGCGGGAGAAGGGCTTTCCACAGATCTCAATGTACAGAGAGACGGGAAGTTCTTTAAAGTGTTTTGCTCACTTTTGTTGACTCTGTTTTGTAGGTGGATCTGTTTGAGTGGCTAAGCGCGATCGGCTTGCCTCAGTACCACAAGAAACTGGTGGATAATGGGTACGATAGCATCAGCTTCGTAAGTGAGATCACCTGGGAGGACCTGCAAGAAATTGGGATCACACAACTGGGTAAGAGTGACTTTCATCCTGCCGCTGTGTGGCCTGTGCTGCTTCTGGACCTCCATTTGAGAGATCAATTGGATTACACTAATACCCTAAAGCATTCTCCCCGGGCTAGGAAGGGTAAAACCTTCCATGTTTCCTCCTACAAAGTGCACGTGCACAGGATGAGGATCACATCTGATGCTCCCTgtagagtctagaaccaggggccacagtctcaggatacagggcaggccatataggactgagatgaggaaacatttcttcactcagaggatggtgaacctgtggaattctctaccacagaagtctgtggaggccgggtcactgaatatattcaagaaagaaattgataagcttttagatattaggggcatcaaggggtatggagagaaagcggtaAAATGGcattgagacagaggatcagccatgatcataatgaatggcggagcaggctcgaagggccgaatggcctaaccctgctcctagtttctatgcttcCCCATGCTCACAGTCTATGCTGACATGTAATGATCATCTGGCTGAGGTTCAGAGGTTGACTGCAGTCTGTGGGGGAACGTAACCCTGCTTTATTtttatcagcagcttcaggaaggGCAGGGAAGAAAGCCGGGAGTTCAGAGTCTTTGTTTGAATGACTGGTTTGTGTTTCTGCAGGACATCAGAAGAAGATGATGATTGCCGTGAAGAAGCTTGTGGATGTGCAGAAGGCTCTAAATCAGGCGGAAGTGGAGGCCAAGACCGCGACGCTTAGGCGCAAGACGCCCAACGCGCTGGAGATTGTCACCATCGAGCCCTCGCAAGGTGAGAACGGAGAATGCCAGTCTCCTCAAACGCCAAAGATGCTAACCTTCCAGGATAGTGAGCTGAGCCATGAGCTGCAATCTGCCATGTCCAACCCTTGCTACAATTGCCAGGAAAGCCTCGTGATGAAGCAGGTTGGGGCCATCTCCCggagccaggagagcattggcaTCCGATCCCGAGGATCTGGCCACTCCCAGGAGAATGTGCTCGGGAAGACCAAGATGGACAGCAAGTCCCAAGAAAGCCTTGGCAGCGGAGATGggagcagcagcagtgacagcaGTGGCAGGACCACATTGCTCCCCTACTTGAGAGATGCTGCGCCAGTTCATATTGTTGGGCCACACCAGGAAAATGCAAACGGTTTGGGGCACAGCGTTGGAGGCAGTCCAAGTAAGGAGAGAAATGGGCCTGATGGGCGAGACCATTACCAAAGGCCTGTGCTACAGAAGGGTACTCCTGTGTCGAACCCGATGAAGACACTGCCTTCTCAATATCCACTTCCTCCGTCACCAAACTTCACCCCACCTCATACTCCAAGTAAAGGGAAGACAGTCCAAGCCTTTGTGTACCCACAGCTGCCCGTCAAAGGCAAACCATTTTGCTCAACACTGGAACCCTCCAAGCAGCAAAGCTCAAAGCCCATGACCCACATGCCAGGGAACCAAGGCTTTGTCTACCTCCACTCACATTGCAGCATCACCAACGGAGCTGTGCCAGATGATGGACCTCGCCTGAACCCTGTGGTGCTGCCAGGCGCTGTGCCAATTATCCGCTGTCCAGTGCCCGGCAAGGAGCTAAACGGAGACGTTTTCAGGCCAAAGAAGCGCTCACAGAGCTTGAACCGCTACGCCATGTCAGACGGCGAGCCAGAGGAGGAAGACACAGGCACTGGGGCCGTCAGCTCATACGCCACCCTCACTCGGCGCCCAGGGCGCAACCAGGTCTCTAAGGGCCAGTGGCCAACAGACAAAAACGTCAACCGCAGCCAGTCATTTGCCATTCGGGGGAAGAGAAAAgggccccccccacctccacccaagcGCCTGAGCTCCGTGTCCAACTGCCAGGGGCAGGAGGCTGAGCAAGAGCCAACCTCCAGCTCAGCCACCGTCCCCCAGAATGCGCCTGACCTGGTAGACGGGCTGCCCGTGCAACAGGAACCTAGTGAAGGAGCGGCGAGCAATGGCACCGGAAGCGTGAGGAGCATTGCTGCCAAGTTGGAAATGTCCAGCAACCCCGGAGGCCAAGCCAAACCTCTGACCCCACCGAAACCTTCCAAAGTGGAGAAGAGGGAGAACCAAGAGGCTGTTCCCAAGAACCCCGAACATTGTGGAGCTAGCTCCGTACCAACCAAGGCAGTGGTTAGACCGCTAGAAAAAGCGAGAGACTCTGCTAACCGGCGACGCACTTTGAGTGAGCCGGGAGTCAGCTTAGAGACAGACGCAGTTGCTGAAGCTTTCAAACCTGATGGGGAGGAGACAAAGTCGGACGCTGAGGATGAGGCCAAAGTTGGCAGAGGTGATCTCGAGGCCTCCTCGTCCTCTCAGAATAGTTCCAGTGAGTGCATCCCTTTTGCGGAGGAGGGGATTTTAACCATAAAGCAACGGCCAAAACCAAACAGCGTGATCAGAGGGGATGTAAATGTGGGCTCTGCGGACATGGGCACTGGCTCTGCAGCTATCAACGGAGTAACCGGGATGTCCGAAGACTGTGGTGAGGAAAGACAGGGCCACAATGTACAACTGGGCAATGGGAGACCTGCAGAGATCGGCCCAGCTCCTAAACCACCAGAGCTCCCTGAATTTAACCTGACAGAGTCTGACACAGTCAAACGAAGGCCAAAGCCCAAAGAGAAGGAGCTATTGCAAGCTTCAGTCGCTACCCCACAGCACCATGTTCTGATGCAAGGACCTCGATACGCGGAGGCTCAGGCTGTGCATATTGTGGACTCCAGGCCTCAGGTGGGCCCTCACGTGAAAAGTGACATGGACGATGATGCCTGCGTCGAGTTCAGGATTGCTGAAATTGAGAGGAGTCTCCAGTCTTTAGAGAAAGGGACTAAAAAGACACTgaaacctcctctctctcccaaaccagCTCTTGCCTATCTCCAACAGACACCTAAACAGACAGGATCAGTGCCCATTTCCACCAGGCCTTCTCTTACCAGGGGACCAGCCACAGGTAACAGCATCACAGGATGTCTAATATGGGGAGAGTGTAATCCTTGTGCCTGGGCACAACTCTAGCTTAGACTGATGGAATAAGATTCTCTACTTAGCTCCACAGTGACTCAGTGGATAGGCACCCTCTATAGTGCTGAGTCATTACAGACCCAAAGGCTCCATGGCTGAGACCAAACTCAGCTGAGTCTCAattggagcaaaaccagcagcctcGGTGCCACTCGGCTGGTTGGGCAAACTTCAGATGTGTGAACATAAGGTAAAGTCAGTCAGGCTGagctgtgctcccttccacagtcTAATAGCCAGCTGACACTCATTGCCTGAACTTCCACATGATGAAGACTACTTCAATTCCCACTCTGGAGACTCAAGCATCTAGGCTGAcattgcagtgcagtactgagggagtgcttcactgccggAGGAGgcatctttcagatgaagcatTAAACCAGGCCCTACCtgacctctcaggtggatgtaaaagatcccatagtgctattttgagggagagagggaagttctccctggtgtcctgacccttAACTGACACCCTTATAACTAACACCCTTATAACTGACACCCTTATAACAGAACTGGTCAGACATATGGTGTTTGTGAGATCTTACTGGGTGCAAATTGGTGACTACTTCTGCCTGCATGACCAAAGTAACTACATGTTTAAAAGTGTTTCATCTTTTGTGTGGGAGATCAATGAAAGGTGCTTTCTTAAACTagccgtttggtagtacagaacttgagtattgctgagaaaagagacatgacaaagtttttcgtcttgcactcatcaggacactttgcaggAATAATAATATAAaggttttccccttatattagtattcttgcaaagtgtcctgatgagtgtaagatgaaaagctttgacatgtctcttttcttaGCAATACTTTCTTAAACTGTTCCTCTGACTTTGATCTTGCAAAGTAGGTTGTTCgttgtttcattttgcccttTCTTTTCAGAATTCTGCCAAAATCAGCTTGCCTTCTCCTCACCGCCTGTCTCCCCAAAGTCTACACTGGCACGAGGGCTGCCATTTGCCAGTCCCAAAGCTAGCAGACCTCCGCAGGGTGGTAGCCTTGCCaccacaacagcaggaaccccATGCCCTGCGCAGCAGCCAGGGCCTGCACTTGCCTCTGTGCCCATGGGTCCTCTGGCCAGGAAAGCAGGGCTGACAGGAGGAGCGCTCACAAAGTCTGCAGTGGAGGCCCCACAGGCAGCCCTGGCTCATCAGCGACTGGAACGCACCAGCACCTCGCTGGAGGCAGCTCTTCATGCCGTGGAGCAGAAACTGACCCAAGAAGACAATGGCAATGATGTGTAAGTAACCATTAGCAGCAAGCATTGCATCTCTACCTGGTAGTGAAGCAGTTATGTTACTGGATGAGTAACCTACACTGAGAATAGAAAGTAGGGAGAAAGAGCATATCGATAAATAAGCCAATCCCAGGGAAGTAGTTAATGTGCTGAACGACCTGCAAACTCATTAACAGAAAAACAAGAGATTGTCACTGAGAAAGAAGGGCAAAAGTAATTTGTTCAGGGGGTGAAAAGAGAGAAATCAATACAAAGAAAAAGGTGATGgaatcaggccattcggcccagctgctctgtgccagtgtttatcttccatttgagcctcctcctatccttcttcatctcaccctatcagtgtATGCTTCTAACCATTGCTCCAACTTatttatttatccaatttcccctTGAAGGCACCTATAATATTCACCTCAATcgctccttgtggtagcaagttcaattctaaccactctctgcattaagaggtttctcctgaatttcctatcaGGTTTATCAagaactatcttatatttatggctcctAATTTTGGgcaccccacaagtggaaacatcttgcTTACCTCTACCCTAAGTTCTCTCTCCCAGTCTAAGATTCCTGTTTGTCTTTCAGACTTTGATCCCACTGAAGGTTGCTCACCTGGAATACTGTAGCCTGCCTTGACTCTTTCCTGAtgctgaatgactctctgtgtATTTCCCAGCATGCTTCATTAGAACCTGAGGGatttgagcaggagtaggccattcagctcctcgagcttgCTCCATTTCAGTCCAATCACGGCTGATCTCCTGTCTCAGCTGCAcattctcacccccctccccacattcTTTGAATCCCCACgagtcaaaaatctatcaatctcagtcttgaatatattcaataatagAGCATCCATAACCCCTGGGATAgataatttcaaagattcaccactctctgagtgaagaaatttctcctcatctcagtcctaaatgatcacccccttatcctgagtctgtgTTAGATTCTTCAGCCCAGGGGAACATCCTCTCAGTGTtgatcctgtcaagccccttcagattcTTTCATGTCTCAAAGAcatcacctcttgttcttctaaactccagagagtatatgggcaatttactcagcctctcataggacaacccgctcatcctgaaccttcgctgtaccacctccagGGCTTGTCTATTCTTCCTTAATTATGGAgcccaaaattgcacacactactccagatgcggtctcatcaaagccctgtaagacttccttattcttgacCTCTACTCCCCTTGCATTAAAGTCCAACATACTATTTCCCTTCCTAATGGctagctgtacctgcatgttaactctcTGTAGCTGCAAGTTAGCTCTGAGTTCCTTGTATGAATACAGTCAAgtgtctctgaacatcaacatttacaagtttctggccttttaaaaataatctgcttttctattcttatgaccaaaatgAATCACGTGAATCACACACTTACCCAAATTATATTCCATTGGCCAACTTGTTGCCcatttaacctgtctgtatctgtttgcagcctctttatgtcctcctcacatctTAATTCCCACCAACggtggatacattactctcttggtctctttgtctaagacattaataaagattgtaaatgttgaggccccagcattgttTATATAAGTATCTGATCCTCTCTTGTtgctttttccttttcttttattcCCCCAACCCAGCTCCATTTCCGTGAAGTCTGCCGGCAACATTTTGGACGATATTGGGAGCATGTTCGATGACCTCGCTGACCAGCTGGATGCCATGTTGGAATGAACCCCTGGGCCGTAGTTAAAGCCCTGCAGCAAAATGCTGACATTGTCCCTTTTGACCCCGATGGGAATGACACCAGTGTAAAGTTCCATGCCACAGGTCACCCACAGTGTCTGGAGAAAGCTCACGGGCATCCCATGTCGTAAAAGACTGTGGCAGAAGCAGGTTATTGAATCGATTGACATGTGCTGCATCTTATTTTATATGGATGGGCGGCTTTAAATGCTGCACCCCATGATAAAGTTTAGGCAGAAACTGCTGCTAGTATGAGGTGGCTGGCAGCTTTTGAACCCTGCGAGAACTAACCACAGAACCTAAGAAAGACTGAATTTTATCACATTATTTTTTAAACACATGTATATATTTCCCCTCCTGTCAGCTTCTGCTGATGCTGCAAAAGCACTTAAACGAGTTAAAGCACAAATTTTTAACCTGGGAACCCCCAGTGAAGAGAAGATTCAATCTCAGTCATGCTAGGCAAAGATCTTCAATCCACCATCCCTAAAGAGCTGCAATTGCACTTGAAACACAGGCGACCACATTGATTCAGCTCCCACAGCGCTGGAGCCAGTTCATCTTCCGATATTAGCGGGCGATTTGGACACGTAGGCATTCCAAGCAAATCAATTACAACTTGGCACTTTCCTTAAAGTGAACCTGACTTCCTGGAACTGTGTTCCTCAAGATGTTCCACCGAGTAAAATCTACTCTCTCAAGCTTAATACTAAAACGTCGACTTTTTAAAAGCCCGGGGAGTTTTGTTGCTCCAGGGAGTGGAGGATGTGATCGCAGCTTGGATATTTTGGAGCAGCTTTACACTTTTATTCAGAGCATAACTAATGCTGCAGAAAGGTCTGAGCAACTCACCTGCAGCTGTGGCTAAACTCATTAAACTCATGCCAGCTGGAAAGAGCACAGCATGATTTCTGGCCACGCCCTTGTGAAGCATCTTTGGGACAATTTTACAATagttaaggtgctatataaatgcaagttgttgttgtgaacCAAGGCAGACATATTGCAGAGGATGTAAACTTGTGTCTTGTTTGTACTGAGCTCTGGCACAGAGTCCAGTCTTAGAAGTTCAGTTTGAGGCCCCTGCCACCCACCAAGGTGGGAGAGGGATTGTCAGTCTTCACGTGCACATTGcccctgccatttcctgattaCACACAGTCAGGGCAGTCAAAGCCTTCTGACCCTCAGTGTTGAGGCAGGAGTTCATTCCTCATGGGTTTGTGGTGATATGTGTTTGCCAACTGACAATGGGATGTATAcatacctcacccccaccctgtgTTGTGGATTGACAGGGAGATGTGTGCGCTCTGGCACCAGACCAACTGTGAATGTCACTGTAACACCAACACTCTGAGGAGCAGGTCCTGTCACCACATATTGACCAATCAGCACAGGGTTCTGACATGagacatttaaaacagaaaaggaGGACACAAAATCTTCTGCAACCTCGTTGAGGGATACCAGTTTGAAGAATGTCATAGTGTTGGTTGGGTACACCAAATCATTCCCAGTGAATCACTGTTCTCGGACATTCCGTTGGACTTTACAGTCAGCAGCTGCCATTAAC contains:
- the LOC121293715 gene encoding caskin-2-like isoform X3, which gives rise to MGQTSSCTQTELLGSTKRLNVNYQDSDGFSALHHAALSGSTDLISLLLEAQALVDIKDSNGMRPLHYAAWQGKLEPVRLLLRAGAVVNVASQDGQIPLHLAAQYGHYDVSEMLLQHQSNPCIINKAKKTPLDLACEFGRLKVAQLLLNSNMCVALLEGQSKDSTDNNFTTPLHLAAKNGHKDIIRLLIKAGIDANKVAKTGTALHEAALCGKTEVVRLLLDAGIDVNIRNTYNQTALDIVNQFTTSQASKEIKQLLREASGILQVRALKDYWNIHDPTSLNIRAGDVIMVLEQHADGRWKGHIHDSQKGTDRVGYFPPSIVEVISRRSGTLTRHASVPPHQRQGFLKTHQSTLTSSQTDDAYQLYQQMYSQTLPAHRTFNNPGFSRSNHNTDSSENSTGKGMDRIYPTVLLSTSAEDIWVLRQPDPAGDRNSVGSTGSVGSTRSAGSGQSTESGNGQTATTGLENGKAVPPGGDQAHQQVCKGTETLGKQLDQPAGMLRHQTFSSYMSGEQGYSQQFIHPDQLLEGKVRLKDAEAIFNWLSEFQLQHYTANFINAGYDVPTISRMTPEDLTAIGVTKPGHRKKISTEIGKLSIPEWLPDYKPVDLFEWLSAIGLPQYHKKLVDNGYDSISFVSEITWEDLQEIGITQLGHQKKMMIAVKKLVDVQKALNQAEVEAKTATLRRKTPNALEIVTIEPSQGENGECQSPQTPKMLTFQDSELSHELQSAMSNPCYNCQESLVMKQVGAISRSQESIGIRSRGSGHSQENVLGKTKMDSKSQESLGSGDGSSSSDSSGRTTLLPYLRDAAPVHIVGPHQENANGLGHSVGGSPSKERNGPDGRDHYQRPVLQKGTPVSNPMKTLPSQYPLPPSPNFTPPHTPSKGKTVQAFVYPQLPVKGKPFCSTLEPSKQQSSKPMTHMPGNQGFVYLHSHCSITNGAVPDDGPRLNPVVLPGAVPIIRCPVPGKELNGDVFRPKKRSQSLNRYAMSDGEPEEEDTGTGAVSSYATLTRRPGRNQVSKGQWPTDKNVNRSQSFAIRGKRKGPPPPPPKRLSSVSNCQGQEAEQEPTSSSATVPQNAPDLVDGLPVQQEPSEGAASNGTGSVRSIAAKLEMSSNPGGQAKPLTPPKPSKVEKRENQEAVPKNPEHCGASSVPTKAVVRPLEKARDSANRRRTLSEPGVSLETDAVAEAFKPDGEETKSDAEDEAKVGRGDLEASSSSQNSSSECIPFAEEGILTIKQRPKPNSVIRGDVNVGSADMGTGSAAINGVTGMSEDCGEERQGHNVQLGNGRPAEIGPAPKPPELPEFNLTESDTVKRRPKPKEKELLQASVATPQHHVLMQGPRYAEAQAVHIVDSRPQVGPHVKSDMDDDACVEFRIAEIERSLQSLEKGTKKTLKPPLSPKPALAYLQQTPKQTGSVPISTRPSLTRGPATEFCQNQLAFSSPPVSPKSTLARGLPFASPKASRPPQGGSLATTTAGTPCPAQQPGPALASVPMGPLARKAGLTGGALTKSAVEAPQAALAHQRLERTSTSLEAALHAVEQKLTQEDNGNDVSISVKSAGNILDDIGSMFDDLADQLDAMLE
- the LOC121293715 gene encoding caskin-2-like isoform X1, producing MGKEQELFQAVKNGDMSSAQKLLTKIKASKSKLLGSTKRLNVNYQDSDGFSALHHAALSGSTDLISLLLEAQALVDIKDSNGMRPLHYAAWQGKLEPVRLLLRAGAVVNVASQDGQIPLHLAAQYGHYDVSEMLLQHQSNPCIINKAKKTPLDLACEFGRLKVAQLLLNSNMCVALLEGQSKDSTDNNFTTPLHLAAKNGHKDIIRLLIKAGIDANKVAKTGTALHEAALCGKTEVVRLLLDAGIDVNIRNTYNQTALDIVNQFTTSQASKEIKQLLREASGILQVRALKDYWNIHDPTSLNIRAGDVIMVLEQHADGRWKGHIHDSQKGTDRVGYFPPSIVEVISRRSGTLTRHASVPPHQRQGFLKTHQSTLTSSQTDDAYQLYQQMYSQTLPAHRTFNNPGFSRSNHNTDSSENSTGKGMDRIYPTVLLSTSAEDIWVLRQPDPAGDRNSVGSTGSVGSTRSAGSGQSTESGNGQTATTGLENGKAVPPGGDQAHQQVCKGTETLGKQLDQPAGMLRHQTFSSYMSGEQGYSQQFIHPDQLLEGKVRLKDAEAIFNWLSEFQLQHYTANFINAGYDVPTISRMTPEDLTAIGVTKPGHRKKISTEIGKLSIPEWLPDYKPVDLFEWLSAIGLPQYHKKLVDNGYDSISFVSEITWEDLQEIGITQLGHQKKMMIAVKKLVDVQKALNQAEVEAKTATLRRKTPNALEIVTIEPSQGENGECQSPQTPKMLTFQDSELSHELQSAMSNPCYNCQESLVMKQVGAISRSQESIGIRSRGSGHSQENVLGKTKMDSKSQESLGSGDGSSSSDSSGRTTLLPYLRDAAPVHIVGPHQENANGLGHSVGGSPSKERNGPDGRDHYQRPVLQKGTPVSNPMKTLPSQYPLPPSPNFTPPHTPSKGKTVQAFVYPQLPVKGKPFCSTLEPSKQQSSKPMTHMPGNQGFVYLHSHCSITNGAVPDDGPRLNPVVLPGAVPIIRCPVPGKELNGDVFRPKKRSQSLNRYAMSDGEPEEEDTGTGAVSSYATLTRRPGRNQVSKGQWPTDKNVNRSQSFAIRGKRKGPPPPPPKRLSSVSNCQGQEAEQEPTSSSATVPQNAPDLVDGLPVQQEPSEGAASNGTGSVRSIAAKLEMSSNPGGQAKPLTPPKPSKVEKRENQEAVPKNPEHCGASSVPTKAVVRPLEKARDSANRRRTLSEPGVSLETDAVAEAFKPDGEETKSDAEDEAKVGRGDLEASSSSQNSSSECIPFAEEGILTIKQRPKPNSVIRGDVNVGSADMGTGSAAINGVTGMSEDCGEERQGHNVQLGNGRPAEIGPAPKPPELPEFNLTESDTVKRRPKPKEKELLQASVATPQHHVLMQGPRYAEAQAVHIVDSRPQVGPHVKSDMDDDACVEFRIAEIERSLQSLEKGTKKTLKPPLSPKPALAYLQQTPKQTGSVPISTRPSLTRGPATEFCQNQLAFSSPPVSPKSTLARGLPFASPKASRPPQGGSLATTTAGTPCPAQQPGPALASVPMGPLARKAGLTGGALTKSAVEAPQAALAHQRLERTSTSLEAALHAVEQKLTQEDNGNDVSISVKSAGNILDDIGSMFDDLADQLDAMLE